The genomic window TCGATGATCACGACAGCTTGAATGATTCAGAATCAGTCATCAGTCCTTACGCTGAGGGTGGTTTCGATGACCACGACAGCTTGAATGAATCAGAACCAGTCATCAGTCCTTACGCTGAGGCTGGTTTCGATGATCACGACAGCTTGAATGATTCAGAATCAGTCATCAGTCCTTACGCTGAGGGTGGTTTCGATGATCACGACAGCTTGAATGATTCAGAATCAGTCATCAGTCCTTACGCTGAGGGTGGTTTCGATGATCACGACAGCTTGAATGAATCAGAACCAGTCATCAGTCCTTACGCTGAGGCTGGTTTTGCGGACCACCCTGACTTGCGCCGGGCCGATTCTACACAATCAGAAATTGTCCCGTACGGGCTTGGGAAGCTGGGCGCAGCGTATGCAGGTCGTGCCCGCGCGCAGACTCATCCTGTACCGTCCCGCCCGTATGGCATCGAGCGCCGGTGTCATACACCTAACAGGGAAGGGGCTGTCGTGGCTGCCTACGGTCACGATAATTCCAGCAGTGGCAAGTCTGGCCAAAATTGCTACCAGCACCCATCCATTCTCCCCAACCCGGGTGCCACCCAGTCCTTGGCTTATCAACAAAATGGCAGCGCCGCTCAGGCcttcttctaattttttttctcataccGATTACCTTTTTGCAACAGTTCGTGTCCAATCCAGCTCATCTTGAATTCGACGTTTTGATCCGAACATTAGAAATGGAGTCGTAATGTTGACTGGATACACCTATAATTCCAGGGTGTTTGTTGTGCTCCTGGAAACCTGGGATTGTCTACACTAGGTTTAAGCCGGGTTTTTAGGGTTTGTCACTTTCGCACTTCGTTATTGATGACTCCACCGAAAAGAAAAGCTCAGACTCAAACACAGTCTTCAATGTCCTTAGAAATCCTTCCTTGTGTTTGATAAGGAAGTTTGAAGTCGACAAACCCAAAAGGGCTCAAACTAAAACACCGGCTTCAATGTCCTTGGATATCCCTTACTGTGTTTAATAAGAAGTTTGAAGTTGACACACCGAAAAGAAAAAGCTCAAACTCAAACACAGTCTTCAATGTCCTTGGATATCCCTTCTTGTGTTTGATAAGGAAGTTTAGAGTTGACACACCGAAAAGAAAAGCACAAACTCAAACACCgccttaagtgtgtacatcgaACATTCAACTATATCCAGTAAAGCCTTTGATTCCACTTCTAATATGTTCGGATCAAAAGATCGAATTCAAAATGATCTGGATTCAACGTGAACTATTGTACAAAACCAATCAGTATGAGAAAACATGATGACTTGGAGGCCTGACCTTTCGACTAAGATACCAAAACAACTTTTGCAGAAGCTACAATAAGCTATGTTAAAAGAACGGGATTACTAATTCCGGGAAAATCAAACCATACAAGGGAGCAGCCCCTAATTGTCTGGTGGTGTAAGGGACACAGGCCACTATATAGCCAGGAACTGCCGCATCCCTTCACCAGACTCGTGTAGAGCCATCATATCGTCAAGAGCTGTTAGCACCAGCGAACGAGCTAATAACAAGCGCTGTCGCACCAAGTCTCCCCGTAAACGACATGTCCGGAGACAACGAGATGCAAGCAACGGTGGAGGCTAAACCTGATGAGTATGTCTTTATGCAAGCTATCGGTGCTGGGAATCCCTGCACTCAGTACCTTTCAACGAAACCTTTAGCTTGCAAGGAGGCATGGTCTCCTAGATTCCGTCGGGAAGATGGTGATGACCGACCCGCTAAAGGTAAGAACGAAGCCGGTAACGGACAAACGAAGAACATCAACCCCGTCGATGCCGACATTCAACCAGACGCCGTTGCGTACAAGTGCGAGGATCGCATAGGGTTTACGGTGACAAGTTCAGAGGAGACGCAAATAAAAGAGAGCTTGAAGGAAACGAAAACATCTTCAGACAACAGCAATGACATGTCGTTTAACTCGACAGGGTGTAACTCAGCCAGTGTTGTTACAGCCACGCGTCAGCAAAATGAGGATGGCAATAACACAAATACAAAAAGTGCTACATTTAGGAATGAGCAACCAATCGACGTCGCCCCTGATGATGAGATTATAGAACCTTTTGCTATTTCGTCTCTCTTATATCTTCGTATACGCCCGAATCTGGCGTATGACGAAGCTGACTACAACTCATCCATGCACCACGATCCGGAGAATGGTGTACAGCCTCCCAAACCGGGGAATGGTGCACAGCCTCCCAAACCGGACGATCGTGCACAGCCTCCAAATCCGGAAAATGGTGCACAGCCTCCCAATCCGGAAAATGGTGCACAGCCTCCCAAACCGGACGATCGTGCACAGCCTCCCAATCCGGAAAATGGTGCACAACCTCCCAATCCGGAAAATGGTGCACAGCCTCCCAGACCGGAGAATGGTGTACAGCCTCCCAAACCGGACGATCGTGCACATCCTCCCAAACCGAAGAATGGCGCACAGCCGCCCAAACCGAAGAATGGCGCACAGCCTCCCAAACCGGACGATCGTGCACAGCCTCCCAAACCGAAGAATGGCGCACAGCCTCCCAAACCGGACGATCGTGCACAGCCTCCCAAACCGGAGAATGGCGCACAGCCTCCCAATCCGGAAAATGGTGTACAGCCTCCCAAACCGGACGATCGTGCACATCCTCCCAAACCGAAGAATGGCGCACAGCCTCCCAAACCGAAGAATGGCGCACAGCCTCCCAAACCGGACGATCGTGCACAGCCTCCCAAACCGAAGAATGGCGCACAGCCTCCCAAACCGGACGATCGTGCACAGCCTCCCAAACCGGAGAATGGCGCACAGCCTCCCAATCCGGAAAATGGTGTACAGCCTCCCAAACCGGAGAATGGTGTACAGCCTCCCAAACCGGACGATGGTGTACAGCCTCCCAAACCGGAGAATGGTGTACAGCCTCCCAAACCGGAGAATGGTGTACAGCCTCCCAAACCGGAGAATGGTGCTCTGCCTCCAAATTGGGAGAGCGCCCTGATACCGAACCCGATGTATGTGCCGGACGATCCAAAACAAGCAGCTTGTGGTAGGATATGTTTACGTTTTcaattaaaggagtcctaaactccagaaggcggtgttattttccgctagattatgtatcaatcaatacataaacagccgactttgtacagaattccgcttgtggtgaattacacaaggtgtgttttttaaaacaatatgatactcactaaacccctgcagaccctaccagtgtattccctatgcgtaaacatatatttttaaacgtggatattttcggcgtaaatgagggtagctaagcacaataagaaggccaattgttaataagatacataagaacacatagcaagacgagtttttcttaaccaccctgatattcttttgtaatctaacttttgtcaggcattgtcaggcacattgtacaaaacacataggctgagggtcacctggggaatttggtagaatactgaatgcttttggatgcacacgggactagtgggtactttatcgtatactgtaaaaaatattcatttctacttcctagaattaccatccattggaaaataactcccccctctggggtttaggactcctttaaggcaTTACTTTCTCTTGTTTAGAATTTTCCTGTATCTGCTTTTGTTTTTTCTACTTAAACCAATACATGCATGTAGTTCTGGCAATAGAATAACATGgagtatcttttttttaaactatataacaacttttcatttatttctcGCTTCCATGCTTTTCTGCTTAGCGAACTGTTTTGATGCTTCAATTATGATGTAATGGGTTCTCTTTTACTGGAAAAACATGCAAAGATATcaatgtttccttgctgttttgaGCATATATGGTTGTTTCATTGCCAATGTCTTAAAGTTGTTATGATATCTAGCAGGCCGCACATGTCGTCGAGTGGGCATTGCTGCATTAGCAGGTACCCTCTGCACGGTATTGATCGTCGGTTCCATCTTTGCCGCGATGTACTTCAACACCAATGTTCAAAACGTAAGCCTACGTatgttctgtttttctttgttgctcaggttttatgtgtatttctttgaaaaaaatgtcgTTAAGGGAGGGATATGTCTGTTCATTGTGGCAAGATATATTTCAATGTAATGCTTTATGTGACTGTACGAAAATTGACaccatatatatgtcacagtagagatggcgattcaggacaatcggcgattgtcctaggacagatcgcgatcgccgtttgtcctaggccagactgcgatcgcgatctgtcctaggacaatcaccgattctacttggacaaattctgatttatagatggaaatgctttggaaaatagaatgaatcattgcacaacatttcaatcaggtttAATATTCTacctacatttcacaattattaactatcctaggacaaacggcgatcgcgatctgtcctaggacaatcgccgattgtcctgaatcgccatctctactgtgacatatatatagatatatatgtatagagatatagatatatggcCAATTTTTCTCATAACGATTGACGTGCATCAACCGATTGATTTTGCACAGCCAGCACCGTCTGTGGGCATACCGCAAACCCCTGGTCGCCatgcctgctgcagtactgggCACACAGACATGTCCACGGTGAGTGCTTATCGTTGAAGATTTCTGTTGCCATAACACAACGACGCCTAGCGATTTTAATCTTCGCGACAACAGTTGTGTGATTAACACAAGAGCTTCACTATGACGGTCCTTTTGACCGATAGGGATTGTAAGCCGATAGATAACAGAACGAAAGCAGAAACAAAAAGATTTTAACTCTGAATTGCCCATTTATTACAGACTGTGGCTTTTGATGGCTTCTTCGGAGGTAGAGCTTCAACGTTAACTTCGGAAACCACAACAGAAGCTACACTACCACCAACATCCGACAGCTCACAAGGTGAACTGATTTAGTATCAAACCGGTTGGGTAGAAGAAGACAGTATTTGACATTCTGTGTAACACACTGGGTTGCTGTGTGTTACTTAACTCTATGAATGAGTCCTTGAGAAAATACAGTCTCAATCTTTTGCACCCAGAATGGTTTAACATTGACATACAAAATGTGTCTTAAGCACCCTTTTGATGTTTGTGTACACTACACTCCTATGTGACTGAATCGCTGAATCTACCTGCATGGTAAAGCACAATGAAAGAGTAGCTAGCTGTACCAAGTGAGCCCACATTTCTTTCTTACTAAATAAAAAAGAGTTCATAGACTCCTTGTCGAATGTCATAATCAAATCTTGATTGCTaattttcaaaaggaatatCTATAGTTTAGAATAGTATTGCAGGGCCATGTAACACTCTCATTACTGATTACAGAAAGAAGTAGCAGATCAGTGGACTCGGATCCGGAGAAGATCACTTTTGGCGGGAAGGGAAGAGGCCCTGGGAAGTTTGAGCAAGCTCGCGGGGTGGCCGTGTCCAGGGACAACGAAATATTTGTGGCTGATGAAGGCAACAAACGTGTCCAGGTCTTCAGCATGAATGGGGCCTTCCTCCGCCTCTTCCCAGCGGTAGTCCCGGGTGTGAATGGACAAACAATGCACCCTAACGATGTCGCCATTGACGGAGAGGAATACGTGTGGGTAGCGGGTTCCAACGACTCTAATCGTGATCATGGATATGTGGTTAAGTACAGTAGAGAAGGCCAGCCAGAACTCAATCACACATACATGCTACGAAACATGGAAGGCAACCCGCCCAGCATTGCCTTTGACGCGGTAAACAACAAGGTCATTGCTGGTGCGAACAGTGCTATCAATATATTCTCTCCAGATGTATCCTCCGCTGTAGGTGTGAAAGTATTTAATAAACGTAAACGTATAGTCATGTTCATAACGTCGGACAACGAAGGAAATAGATTTGTTACAGAGGCGCGATTTGGCAAAGTCCACGTGTTCAATCAAGATGGTCATCGGCTATTCAGGTTCTGGCATTTCGGAAAGCTAGAGGGCAAAGGCATCATCGCTGACAACTCTGGTCATCTCATCATAGCGAACGTGCTCAACAATAGAGTAGACATGTTTACAAATC from Branchiostoma lanceolatum isolate klBraLanc5 chromosome 4, klBraLanc5.hap2, whole genome shotgun sequence includes these protein-coding regions:
- the LOC136432099 gene encoding sporozoite surface protein 2-like, which translates into the protein MSGDNEMQATVEAKPDEYVFMQAIGAGNPCTQYLSTKPLACKEAWSPRFRREDGDDRPAKGKNEAGNGQTKNINPVDADIQPDAVAYKCEDRIGFTVTSSEETQIKESLKETKTSSDNSNDMSFNSTGCNSASVVTATRQQNEDGNNTNTKSATFRNEQPIDVAPDDEIIEPFAISSLLYLRIRPNLAYDEADYNSSMHHDPENGVQPPKPGNGAQPPKPDDRAQPPNPENGAQPPNPENGAQPPKPDDRAQPPNPENGAQPPNPENGAQPPRPENGVQPPKPDDRAHPPKPKNGAQPPKPKNGAQPPKPDDRAQPPKPKNGAQPPKPDDRAQPPKPENGAQPPNPENGVQPPKPDDRAHPPKPKNGAQPPKPKNGAQPPKPDDRAQPPKPKNGAQPPKPDDRAQPPKPENGAQPPNPENGVQPPKPENGVQPPKPDDGVQPPKPENGVQPPKPENGVQPPKPENGALPPNWESALIPNPMYVPDDPKQAACGRICLRFQLKES
- the LOC136432392 gene encoding tripartite motif-containing protein 2-like, whose protein sequence is MSTTVAFDGFFGGRASTLTSETTTEATLPPTSDSSQERSSRSVDSDPEKITFGGKGRGPGKFEQARGVAVSRDNEIFVADEGNKRVQVFSMNGAFLRLFPAVVPGVNGQTMHPNDVAIDGEEYVWVAGSNDSNRDHGYVVKYSREGQPELNHTYMLRNMEGNPPSIAFDAVNNKVIAGANSAINIFSPDVSSAVGVKVFNKRKRIVMFITSDNEGNRFVTEARFGKVHVFNQDGHRLFRFWHFGKLEGKGIIADNSGHLIIANVLNNRVDMFTNRGEFVRTVVEVESPWGIALGPGGQLVVTNLKDHIVTIFPHHMVFPYLYNGSV